A single window of Candidatus Flexicrinis affinis DNA harbors:
- the rpsF gene encoding 30S ribosomal protein S6, which translates to MLKDYEVVFIVRIEGTDDQINEVVDQVKSFVEQDNASTVNRIDRWGRRKLAYEINRQREGYYVLFDASIDGAHVEELDRSMRLTPALLRYLIIRKDE; encoded by the coding sequence GTGCTTAAAGACTACGAAGTCGTCTTCATTGTTCGCATTGAAGGCACCGACGACCAGATCAACGAAGTCGTCGATCAGGTGAAGAGCTTTGTCGAACAGGACAACGCCAGCACCGTAAACCGCATTGATCGTTGGGGCCGCCGCAAGCTGGCCTACGAGATCAACCGCCAACGCGAGGGCTATTACGTGCTGTTCGATGCGTCGATCGACGGCGCACATGTCGAAGAGCTGGACCGCAGCATGCGCCTGACTCCGGCACTCCTCCGCTACCTGATTATCCGCAAGGACGAATAG
- a CDS encoding glycosyltransferase family 2 protein: MDISIIIVSWNVADDLRACLNSLEDAGSGRYAVEVIVVDSASQDETPRIVREEFPHVTLVALEQNVGFTRGNNIGMARATGRYLLLLNPDTEVVGDAVAALADLLERDSTVGIAGPHTLNTDGTTQSTRRRFPDRRTAIFETPWLRRFAPNLIRRFEATEIADDVTADIDSVQGSCMMVRRDVYEQVGGFDEGFVMYFEELDWCYRAKAAGWRVVYCGGAQIVHHGGRSSEQVSGRKHVHYNRSKVRYFSKVYGRGFGVLLVLVLKFVYAWQWMLEGAKWLLGRQRQLRAERLAAYGQVLRSGL, from the coding sequence TTGGACATCTCAATCATCATAGTCAGTTGGAACGTCGCTGACGACCTGCGCGCCTGCCTCAACAGTTTGGAAGACGCGGGGTCGGGTCGCTACGCCGTGGAAGTCATCGTCGTAGATTCCGCTTCGCAGGACGAGACTCCGCGAATCGTGCGCGAGGAGTTTCCACACGTCACACTAGTTGCGCTGGAACAAAATGTCGGCTTCACGCGGGGTAACAACATCGGGATGGCGCGAGCCACGGGGCGCTATCTGCTGCTGCTGAACCCTGACACAGAGGTTGTCGGCGATGCGGTGGCGGCCCTCGCCGACCTGCTTGAACGCGACTCCACGGTCGGGATCGCCGGCCCGCACACACTGAACACCGATGGCACGACGCAGTCGACGCGACGTCGCTTTCCCGACCGGCGCACGGCGATCTTCGAGACGCCGTGGCTGCGCCGCTTCGCCCCGAATCTGATTCGCCGATTTGAAGCCACTGAGATCGCCGACGACGTAACGGCAGATATCGACTCGGTACAGGGATCGTGCATGATGGTGCGCCGTGACGTCTACGAGCAGGTCGGCGGATTTGACGAAGGCTTCGTGATGTACTTCGAGGAGCTGGATTGGTGCTACCGCGCCAAAGCGGCAGGCTGGCGAGTCGTATACTGCGGCGGCGCGCAGATCGTCCATCACGGCGGGCGAAGCTCGGAGCAGGTCTCCGGTCGAAAGCATGTCCATTACAACCGCAGCAAGGTGCGCTACTTCTCAAAGGTGTACGGTCGCGGCTTTGGCGTACTTCTGGTCCTCGTGCTGAAATTCGTTTATGCGTGGCAGTGGATGCTTGAAGGTGCGAAGTGGCTGCTTGGCCGCCAGCGCCAGCTGCGCGCCGAGCGCCTTGCCGCCTACGGGCAAGTTCTCCGGTCAGGCTTATGA
- a CDS encoding glycosyltransferase family 4 protein has translation MIRSLRIGLITGEYPPMQGGVGQHCAKLASALTDAGHSVSVFSDRRARTLDDRVAVDAIAVGWGIGVAREIRRWAVRRHFDILNLHFQTAAYGMSPWVHFLPDRLEPQFVTTFHDLRVPYLFPKAGPVRPWIVRRLARESSGVICTNHEDFAQLAWHGRRSLIPIGSSIPASPRDVAVVHAVRHAMGVGDSTFVVAYFGFINHSKGVDVLLDAVKEAVTSVERPVQLWIVGDPLGASDPTNETEVRRIEQKIRELGPDLTTRWTGPSSGRRDRGLPASRRCGRAAISRWRIVQAIVADGGDQRRCADRHNAADGRHRSVRRQREHALCRAR, from the coding sequence ATGATCCGGTCGCTGCGGATCGGGCTGATCACCGGAGAATACCCGCCGATGCAAGGCGGAGTCGGCCAGCACTGCGCGAAACTGGCGTCTGCGCTGACCGATGCTGGGCACAGCGTCAGCGTGTTCAGCGACCGGCGTGCGCGGACGCTTGACGACCGCGTCGCCGTGGATGCCATTGCAGTAGGGTGGGGGATCGGTGTCGCGCGGGAAATTCGACGTTGGGCAGTACGGCGCCACTTCGACATTCTCAATCTACACTTTCAGACCGCGGCTTACGGCATGTCGCCGTGGGTGCACTTTCTGCCTGACCGCTTGGAGCCCCAGTTTGTCACCACGTTTCACGACCTGCGTGTGCCGTACTTGTTTCCCAAAGCCGGTCCGGTTCGGCCGTGGATCGTGCGACGGTTGGCGCGGGAATCGAGCGGGGTGATCTGCACCAATCACGAGGACTTCGCGCAGTTGGCGTGGCACGGCCGGCGCAGCCTGATCCCCATTGGCAGCAGTATTCCCGCATCGCCGCGCGATGTCGCAGTAGTTCACGCTGTGCGCCATGCGATGGGTGTTGGAGACAGTACGTTTGTCGTGGCGTACTTCGGCTTTATCAACCACAGCAAAGGTGTGGATGTCCTGCTCGACGCCGTGAAAGAAGCCGTCACTTCGGTCGAGCGGCCCGTGCAGTTGTGGATCGTCGGGGACCCGCTCGGCGCCAGCGACCCGACCAACGAGACGGAAGTGCGCCGCATCGAACAGAAGATACGCGAACTCGGCCCAGATCTCACGACGCGGTGGACAGGGCCCTCTTCGGGAAGACGAGATCGCGGCCTACCTGCAAGCCGCAGATGCGGTCGCGCTGCCATTTCGCGATGGCGCATCGTACAGGCGATCGTCGCTGATGGCGGCGATCAACGCCGGTGTGCCGATCGTCACAACGCGGCCGATGGTCGCCATCGAAGCGTTCGTCGACAGCGAGAACATGCTCTTTGCAGAGCGCGATGA
- a CDS encoding YfhO family protein has protein sequence MTRLRAAAPDLLCVMVLVLVWAAFFWRLLTPIADQQASLARGDFSAQFVAFGAYQHARLSAGEVPLWNPYNNGGLPFIADTQAAVFYPPRLLTIALTNLSGTGWTYHTLELEMVAHVLLYVLLFYALVRRLTVGSPWSPAAALAAALVAGFGGFMTGYPPLQLALLEAAVWFPAVMLALHEATRRNLNWRWTVAAGWFLGISWMAGHPQTSFFLTYAAVAYGLFRLWTIRAKTIHAVAAIVLIGVVSLGVVAVTLLPGLEYLMLTSRAGFDYAAKSSGFPIDHLLQIGVPQVVSQWSPLWIGTVGLLLAAFALTRPNRNIWFWLGVVVVSLLFSLGANGPLYPALYNVVPGLSFFRGQERAAFLVANAAAILVGYGAIQLGSAVPLRRRVITGAVVVFIVVVCALIVEPKSSPQYALFAPLSFVLALLAGTASITRQSRMIVVLVGLIVLELLVVRFSSTNYDLRPPEQQINANPLIAEVQQTIVPGERVDGRRVLGGNWGSYYSIADIHGISPLFLAGPQVIIEEGLPDERAWELFAVRYVYSDWEALPVPSEAIASGEDASGLVNLHRLTAPRPFAHFVYDAVVVDTDEDARVLLADPTFNPRTTAILHQPPSLPLGMEPREHYASTVTLFEPEYIIIDAQSPDNAILSLAMVDYPGWRAAVDGQDAALMRAYGGLMALELPAGRHTIELRYEPLTYRIGALLSTATWLILLAGSVAAAFVRLRRTR, from the coding sequence GTGACACGCCTTCGTGCAGCGGCCCCGGATCTTTTGTGCGTCATGGTCCTCGTGCTTGTTTGGGCGGCGTTCTTCTGGCGACTGCTGACACCGATCGCTGATCAGCAGGCCTCGCTCGCTCGTGGTGACTTTTCCGCCCAGTTTGTGGCGTTCGGGGCGTATCAGCACGCCCGCTTGAGCGCGGGCGAGGTTCCGCTGTGGAACCCGTACAACAACGGCGGGCTCCCGTTCATCGCTGATACGCAAGCGGCCGTGTTCTATCCACCGCGCCTGCTGACGATTGCGCTGACCAACCTGAGTGGCACGGGCTGGACATATCACACGCTCGAACTCGAGATGGTCGCGCACGTCCTCCTGTACGTGCTGTTGTTCTACGCCCTCGTGCGCCGCCTGACGGTTGGGAGTCCGTGGTCTCCGGCGGCGGCGCTCGCGGCGGCGCTGGTGGCGGGATTCGGTGGATTCATGACCGGATACCCGCCGCTTCAGCTCGCGCTGTTGGAGGCCGCGGTGTGGTTTCCAGCGGTGATGCTTGCGCTGCACGAAGCGACCCGCCGCAATCTCAACTGGCGCTGGACCGTTGCAGCGGGGTGGTTTCTCGGCATTAGCTGGATGGCGGGTCATCCGCAAACGAGTTTCTTCCTGACGTATGCCGCCGTGGCGTATGGGCTGTTCCGGTTGTGGACGATTCGAGCAAAGACTATCCACGCCGTCGCAGCAATCGTGCTGATAGGCGTGGTATCCTTAGGAGTCGTGGCTGTCACACTTTTGCCCGGCCTAGAGTATCTGATGCTCACCAGCCGCGCCGGGTTCGATTACGCTGCCAAGAGTTCCGGCTTTCCGATTGACCATCTGCTGCAAATCGGCGTGCCGCAAGTGGTCAGCCAATGGTCGCCGCTGTGGATCGGCACGGTGGGGCTGCTGCTCGCCGCGTTCGCCTTGACGCGCCCCAACCGAAATATCTGGTTCTGGCTCGGCGTCGTTGTCGTCAGCCTCCTCTTCAGCTTGGGCGCGAACGGGCCGTTGTATCCGGCGCTGTACAACGTCGTGCCGGGGCTGAGCTTCTTCCGTGGGCAGGAGCGCGCGGCATTCCTCGTCGCCAACGCGGCCGCGATCCTCGTCGGCTACGGCGCGATACAGCTTGGCTCGGCTGTGCCGCTGCGCCGCCGTGTGATTACGGGGGCCGTGGTTGTGTTCATCGTCGTCGTGTGCGCGCTCATCGTCGAGCCGAAGTCGTCGCCGCAGTATGCGCTGTTCGCCCCGCTGTCATTTGTCTTGGCGTTGTTGGCTGGCACAGCCTCGATCACACGCCAGTCGCGCATGATTGTCGTGCTTGTCGGCCTCATCGTGCTCGAACTGCTCGTCGTGCGCTTCAGCTCGACTAACTACGACTTGCGTCCGCCGGAGCAGCAAATCAACGCCAATCCGCTGATCGCCGAGGTACAGCAGACGATCGTGCCCGGGGAGCGCGTCGATGGCCGGCGAGTGCTGGGCGGCAACTGGGGCAGCTACTACAGTATCGCCGATATCCACGGCATCAGCCCGCTGTTTCTCGCCGGCCCTCAGGTCATCATCGAGGAAGGGCTTCCCGACGAGCGTGCATGGGAACTGTTTGCCGTTCGCTATGTGTACTCGGATTGGGAGGCGCTTCCCGTGCCGTCGGAGGCGATCGCCAGCGGCGAAGATGCTTCCGGCCTAGTCAACCTGCATCGGCTCACCGCGCCCCGGCCGTTTGCGCACTTCGTGTATGATGCCGTCGTGGTCGACACCGACGAGGACGCACGCGTGCTGCTGGCCGATCCGACTTTCAACCCGCGTACCACGGCGATCCTGCACCAGCCGCCGTCGCTGCCGCTTGGGATGGAACCACGCGAACATTACGCTTCGACGGTCACCTTGTTTGAACCGGAGTACATCATCATCGACGCCCAGTCGCCGGACAACGCCATTCTCTCGCTGGCGATGGTCGACTATCCGGGCTGGCGCGCGGCGGTAGACGGGCAAGACGCGGCACTTATGCGCGCTTACGGCGGGCTGATGGCCCTCGAACTACCGGCGGGCCGACATACGATCGAACTTCGCTACGAGCCGCTCACGTATCGGATTGGCGCGCTGCTCAGTACAGCGACATGGTTGATCTTGCTGGCTGGCAGCGTTGCTGCGGCTTTCGTTCGACTGCGGAGGACTCGGTAA
- a CDS encoding O-antigen ligase family protein, translated as MREMSRPRTILVDWVTGLDPRLMVAVIAAIVALCGVAIAVGLTVLGPLYTGAAVVGGLAGLYVLTSAQAALYGVVAIMALLPFGTLPFSIGFTPTLIDVMIGAFLIVYGAQWMVGKRNDFRTTPVHGMLALYVLWILACFVLGLRYAAPTSLILRQFSETILIMLLVFVLVDLLRDPTMLRRLVLVVIVCVGVQAVTALVLYRLPDDLTERLLRTLQRIGYPGSNIIRYIEQNPGLPERAIGTWVDPNTLGGALAIAGTMIAPQVFARKPVLRYRVLTLSVLGLIGLALFLTYSRTSMLALGVGLGTIAIVRYRRFLPLLLAAGALILLIPQAQDYVQRFIDAFTGGDLATQMRIGEYGDSLRLIGQYPIFGIGFTGSPSIDLYASVASMYLIMANQIGLVGVALFALVMIAVLIYGYVAWKRVIGDDELEPIHLGYHAALIAALVNGIGDLYYFRIDFQASILLFWLTVSLALATSRIALTRESKAPPS; from the coding sequence ATGCGCGAGATGTCGCGCCCGCGGACCATTCTTGTGGATTGGGTGACCGGTCTCGATCCGCGCCTCATGGTCGCGGTGATCGCCGCGATCGTGGCCTTGTGTGGCGTGGCCATCGCGGTTGGCCTGACGGTGCTCGGCCCGTTGTACACCGGCGCGGCGGTCGTGGGCGGACTGGCCGGTCTGTACGTGCTGACCAGCGCGCAGGCCGCGCTGTACGGTGTCGTGGCAATCATGGCGCTGCTGCCGTTCGGTACGCTGCCGTTCAGTATCGGCTTCACGCCTACGCTGATCGACGTGATGATCGGTGCGTTCTTGATCGTGTACGGCGCACAGTGGATGGTGGGGAAGCGAAACGACTTCCGCACGACGCCGGTGCACGGGATGCTGGCGCTGTATGTACTGTGGATCCTCGCGTGCTTCGTGCTCGGCCTGCGTTATGCCGCGCCGACCAGCCTGATTCTACGCCAGTTCAGCGAGACGATCCTGATTATGCTGCTCGTGTTCGTGCTAGTCGATCTGCTGCGCGATCCCACGATGCTGCGGCGTCTGGTGCTGGTCGTGATCGTGTGCGTGGGCGTGCAGGCCGTTACCGCTCTGGTGCTGTACCGTCTGCCCGACGATCTCACCGAGCGCCTGCTACGTACGCTTCAGCGCATCGGGTATCCGGGCAGCAACATCATTCGCTACATCGAGCAGAATCCGGGCTTGCCGGAGCGCGCAATCGGGACGTGGGTCGATCCAAACACGCTCGGCGGGGCGTTGGCGATTGCCGGCACCATGATTGCGCCGCAGGTTTTCGCCCGGAAGCCAGTGCTGCGTTACCGCGTGCTTACGCTGAGTGTCCTCGGATTGATCGGCTTGGCCCTGTTTCTGACCTATTCGCGCACGTCGATGTTGGCGCTCGGCGTCGGGTTAGGGACAATCGCCATTGTCCGATATCGCCGTTTCTTGCCGCTGCTGCTCGCTGCCGGCGCGCTTATCTTGCTTATCCCGCAGGCACAGGATTACGTGCAGCGCTTCATCGATGCGTTCACCGGCGGCGATTTGGCGACGCAGATGCGTATTGGCGAGTATGGCGACTCGCTCAGGCTTATCGGCCAATACCCGATCTTCGGCATCGGATTCACCGGATCGCCGTCGATCGACCTGTACGCCAGCGTCGCCAGCATGTACCTCATCATGGCGAATCAGATCGGTCTGGTTGGGGTGGCGCTGTTCGCGCTCGTCATGATCGCCGTACTGATCTATGGATACGTGGCATGGAAACGCGTGATCGGTGACGACGAACTTGAGCCGATCCATCTCGGCTATCACGCCGCGCTGATCGCGGCGCTCGTCAACGGCATCGGCGACCTGTACTACTTCCGCATCGACTTTCAAGCGTCGATATTGCTTTTCTGGCTGACAGTCTCGCTTGCGCTGGCGACATCGCGCATCGCGTTGACGCGGGAATCAAAAGCCCCACCGTCCTAG
- a CDS encoding SH3 domain-containing protein, protein MRAFTLLISLLVVAVLSVAASPVQAQAVPNATVTTADHLNVRVTPSTQSGVIAVVDRGMTFQVLGRSSDGLWWQILLPPSGQAGWVSGQYVQVVNAASVPVLGTGGPGPATVSTAVITTGSLNARAIPDPYTGQILTTVSLGTVHVVVGKTSGEPLWVQINLQGGGTGWINADYANVTNLNLVPVTYNNSGQQQPGGYVSGYVVNVYFLNVRTAPNPFVNNVITMIPRNQTFQVVGKTSGEPLWVEIILPSGVRGWINADYAVVSNIGAVPVTYNNSGQQQTGVTGTVVNCYFLNVRSTPNPFVQNILAVIARNQSFPVVGKNSAGTWYQINVNGVIGWVSGNFLQVTNPGALPVTF, encoded by the coding sequence ATGCGTGCTTTCACCCTACTCATCAGCCTACTTGTCGTGGCGGTTCTGTCCGTCGCCGCAAGCCCGGTTCAGGCTCAGGCCGTGCCGAATGCTACGGTCACGACAGCCGACCATCTCAACGTTCGCGTGACCCCCTCCACCCAATCGGGAGTCATCGCGGTGGTCGACCGCGGGATGACGTTCCAAGTCCTCGGGCGTTCTTCGGACGGCCTGTGGTGGCAGATCCTGCTCCCGCCCAGCGGCCAAGCGGGCTGGGTTTCCGGACAATACGTCCAGGTCGTCAACGCTGCATCAGTACCGGTGCTCGGCACGGGTGGCCCGGGGCCGGCAACGGTCTCGACAGCCGTGATCACCACAGGCAGCCTGAATGCGCGTGCGATCCCCGACCCGTATACCGGTCAGATCTTGACGACGGTTTCGCTGGGTACTGTGCACGTGGTCGTCGGCAAGACCTCAGGCGAGCCGCTGTGGGTGCAGATCAATCTGCAGGGCGGTGGCACCGGCTGGATCAACGCCGATTACGCCAACGTGACCAACCTCAATCTGGTGCCGGTGACCTACAACAACTCCGGCCAGCAGCAGCCCGGCGGCTATGTCTCTGGCTACGTCGTCAACGTCTACTTCCTGAACGTACGTACGGCGCCGAACCCGTTCGTTAACAACGTCATCACGATGATCCCGCGCAACCAGACGTTCCAGGTCGTCGGCAAGACATCCGGCGAACCGCTGTGGGTCGAGATCATCCTGCCCAGCGGCGTGCGCGGCTGGATCAATGCGGACTATGCGGTCGTGTCGAATATCGGCGCGGTGCCGGTGACCTACAACAACTCCGGCCAGCAGCAGACCGGCGTGACCGGGACAGTCGTCAACTGCTACTTCCTGAATGTGCGCAGCACGCCGAACCCGTTCGTGCAGAACATTCTGGCCGTGATCGCCCGTAACCAGTCGTTCCCGGTTGTCGGCAAGAACAGCGCCGGGACGTGGTACCAGATCAACGTGAACGGCGTTATCGGTTGGGTCAGCGGGAACTTCCTGCAAGTCACCAACCCGGGCGCCTTGCCGGTCACCTTCTAG
- the fbp gene encoding class 1 fructose-bisphosphatase, whose translation MTQLMTIERFILQQQARFPDATGTLTNLLYDIALAAKLIAKEIRRFGLGDVVGAAGTENVHGERQQKLDVFADEVIVRMNDHTGRLAAMASEEHEEIIEVAPRYSSGKYVLLYDPLDGSSNIDVNVSVGTIFSVHRRITSGPVGTLQDLLQPGRSLAVAGYVIYGSSTMLVYSTGTGVHGFTLDPSLGEFLLSHPDIRYPDKPLYYSANHGHEKHWTPGVRRYIKELQGLHGPGKPPLSHRYTGSLVADFHRNLLRGGVFVYPGEVGGGEKPNGKLRLMYEGQAIAFIAEQAGGRASDGIGDLLDIQPHALHQRTPCFVGNKELVDQAEAFVAQHDHEWRAQYLPYRQREAHLDTR comes from the coding sequence ATGACCCAGTTGATGACGATCGAGCGATTTATCCTGCAGCAGCAGGCACGTTTTCCCGACGCTACAGGGACGCTGACGAACCTGCTGTATGACATCGCGTTAGCCGCAAAACTGATCGCCAAGGAGATCCGTCGCTTTGGTCTGGGCGATGTCGTAGGGGCGGCAGGCACGGAAAACGTTCACGGCGAACGGCAGCAGAAGCTTGACGTGTTCGCGGATGAAGTGATCGTACGCATGAACGACCACACGGGCCGCCTCGCGGCCATGGCATCCGAGGAACATGAGGAGATCATCGAGGTCGCGCCAAGGTACAGCAGCGGCAAGTACGTCCTGCTCTACGATCCGCTGGACGGCTCGTCGAACATCGACGTCAACGTATCGGTCGGGACAATCTTCTCGGTCCATCGTCGAATCACGTCCGGCCCAGTCGGAACGCTGCAGGACCTGCTGCAACCCGGCCGGTCGCTGGCGGTGGCCGGCTACGTTATCTACGGTTCAAGCACGATGCTCGTGTATTCAACCGGCACAGGCGTTCACGGCTTTACGCTTGACCCGAGCCTCGGCGAGTTTCTGCTGAGTCACCCGGATATCCGGTATCCAGACAAACCGTTGTACTACAGCGCGAACCACGGCCACGAGAAGCACTGGACACCCGGCGTCCGGCGTTACATCAAAGAGCTTCAAGGATTGCACGGCCCGGGAAAGCCCCCGCTCAGCCACCGGTATACCGGTTCACTCGTCGCGGACTTTCACCGGAACCTGCTGCGTGGAGGCGTGTTTGTGTACCCGGGCGAGGTCGGCGGCGGGGAAAAGCCGAACGGCAAGCTGCGCCTGATGTACGAAGGGCAAGCGATCGCATTCATCGCCGAGCAGGCGGGTGGGCGCGCCTCGGACGGAATCGGCGACTTGCTGGACATTCAGCCACATGCGCTGCACCAGCGCACGCCCTGTTTTGTCGGCAACAAGGAGCTTGTCGACCAAGCAGAGGCGTTTGTCGCGCAGCACGACCACGAATGGCGTGCGCAGTATCTGCCGTATCGCCAGCGCGAGGCACATTTAGACACGCGATAA